A section of the Budorcas taxicolor isolate Tak-1 chromosome 17, Takin1.1, whole genome shotgun sequence genome encodes:
- the TRMT2A gene encoding tRNA (uracil-5-)-methyltransferase homolog A: MGDELDSEGRAHVGDPGQDGTEVPGPRREEEPAAAAGPAGPGPYGYIRAGLFTSEVFKLELQNVPRHASFSDVRRFLGRFGLQPHKTKLFGQPPCAFVTFRSAAERDKALCVLHGAVWKGRPLSARLARPKADPLARKRRQEDRGELPAGPAACVADVVTPLWAVPYEEQLERKRQECEQVLQKLAREIGSTNRALLPWLLSQRHKHNKACCPLEGVRPSPQQTEYRNKCEFLVGVGVDGEDNTVGCRLSKYRSGTCAVAAPFDTVHIPGATKQVVKAFQEFIRSTPYSAYDPETYSGHWKQLTVRTSRRGQAMAIAYFHPQNLSPEELAGLKASLAQYFMEGPGKASGVTCLYFVEEGQRKTPSQEGLPLEHVAGDRCIREDVLGLTFRISPHAFFQVNTAAAEVLYTLIQDWAQLDAGSTVLDVCCGTGTIGLALARKVKRVVGVELSQEAVEDARVNALDNELSNVEFHCGRAEELVPALVSRLASQQLVAILDPPRAGLHSKAVLAVRRAENVRRLLYVSCNPRAAMGNFVDLCRAPSNRVKGTPFRPVKAVAVDLFPQTPHCEMLILFERVEYPNGAGALEPKSLVQTPPAPPGDTPLEARVSPPS; this comes from the exons ATGGGAGACGAGCTGGACAGCGAA GGCCGGGCGCATGTCGGGGACCCGGGTCAGGACGGTACCGAGGTGCCGGGCCCGCGGCGGGAGGAGGAGCCGGCAGCGGCGGCCGGGCCCGCGGGGCCGGGGCCCTACGGCTACATCCGAGCCGGCCTGTTCACCTCGGAGGTCTTCAAGTTGGAGCTGCAGAACGTGCCGCGCCACGCCAGCTTCAGCGATGTGCGGCGTTTCCTGGGCCGCTTCGGGCTGCAGCCCCACAAGACGAAGCTCTTCGGGCAGCCGCCCTGCGCCTTCGTGACTTTCCGCAGCGCCGCCGAGCGCGACAAGGCTCTGTGCGTGCTGCACGGGGCGGTTTGGAAGGGCCGCCCGCTCAGCGCGCGCCTGGCCAGGCCCAAGGCTGACCCCTTGGCCAGGAAGAGGCGGCAGGAGGACCGTGGGGAGCTCCCCGCTGGTCCGGCGGCTTGCGTCGCCGACGTGGTGACCCCTCTCTGGGCCGTACCCTACGAGGAGCAGCTGGAGCGGAAGCGGCAGGAGTGTGAGCAAGTGCTGCAGAAGCTGGCCAG GGAGATCGGGAGCACCAACCGCGCCCTGCTGCCCTGGCTGTTGTCACAGAGACACAAGCACAACAAGGCCTGCTGCCCACTGGAGGGCGTCCGGCCCTCCCCCCAGCAG ACCGAGTACCGGAACAAGTGCGAGTTCCTGGTCGGCGTCGGCGTGGACGGGGAGGACAACACGGTGGGCTGCCGGCTCAGCAAGTACAGGAGCGGGACGTGCGCCGTGGCAGCCCCCTTCGACACCGTGCACATCCCTGGGGCCACCAAGCAGGTGGTGAAGGCGTTCCAGGAGTTCATCCG GTCCACTCCCTACTCGGCATACGATCCGGAGACGTACTCGGGCCACTGGAAGCAGCTGACTGTGCGCACCAGCCGCCGCGGCCAAGCCATGGCTATCGCCTACTTCCACCCACAG AACCTGAGCCCGGAGGAGCTGGCGGGGCTGAAGGCATCTCTGGCCCAGTACTTCATGGAGGGGCCGGGCAAGGCCAGTGGGGTGACCTGCCTCTACTTCGTGGAGGAGGGACAGCG AAAGACCCCCAGCCAGGAGGGCCTGCCTCTGGAGCACGTGGCCGGGGACCGGTGCATCCGTGAGGACGTGCTGGGGCTAACCTTCCGCATCTCCCCCCACGCCTTCTTCCAG GTGAACACCGCTGCGGCCGAGGTGCTCTACACGCTCATCCAGGACTGGGCCCAGCTGGACGCAGGCAGCACGGTGCTCGACGTGTGCTGCGGCACGGGCACCATCGGCCTGGCTCTGGCCCGG AAGGTGAAGAGAGTTGTTGGGGTTGAGCTGTCCCAGGAGGCCGTGGAAGATGCTCGGGTGAACGCCCTGGACAACG AGCTGAGCAACGTGGAGTTCCACTGTGGCAGGGCTGAGGAGCTGGTGCCCGCCCTGGTGAGCAGACTGGCCTCCCAGCAGCTCGTGGCCATTCTGGACCCACCCCGCGCCGGCCTGC acTCCAAGGCGGTCCTGGCCGTGCGCCGGGCGGAAAATGTCCGGAGACTGCTGTACGTCTCCTGCAACCCGCGGGCAGCCATGGGCAACTTCGTGGA CCTCTGCAGGGCCCCATCCAACCGCGTCAAGGGTACTCCCTTCCGGCCAGTCAAGGCTGTGGCCGTGGACCTGTTCCCTCAGACCCCGCACTGTGAGATGCTCATTCTGTTTGAGAGGGTGGAGTACCCCAATGGTGCGGGGGCCCTGGAGCCCAAGTCTCTGGTCCAGACCCCACCAGCACCCCCAGGTGACACCCCACTGGAAGCCAGGGTCTCCCCTCCTTCTTAA
- the RANBP1 gene encoding ran-specific GTPase-activating protein, with protein sequence MAAAKDTHEDHDTSTENADESNHDPQFEPIVSLPEQEIKTLEEDEEELFKMRAKLFRFASENDLPEWKERGTGDVKLLKHKEKGTIRLLMRRDKTLKICANHYITPMMELKPNAGSDRAWVWNTHADFADECPKQELLAIRFLNAENAQKFKTKFEECRKEIEEKEKKGSGKNDSAEKVVEKLEALSVQEGEQPQDAALAPAEEEQ encoded by the exons atGGCGGCCGCCAAG GACACCCACGAGGACCATGACACCTCCACCGAGAATGCTGATGAGTCCAACCACGACCCCCAGTTTGAGCCAATAGTTTCTCTTCCCGAGCAAGAAATTAAAACGCTGGAAGAAGATGAAgaggaactttttaaaat GCGGGCCAAGCTGTTCCGGTTTGCTTCAGAGAACGACCTTCCGGAGTGGAAGGAGCGGGGCACGGGGGACGTCAAGCTGCTGaagcacaaggagaaggggaccatTCGCCTGCTCATGCGCAGGGACAAGACCCTCAAGATCTGCGCCAACCACTACA TCACGCCGATGATGGAGCTGAAGCCGAACGCAGGCAGCGACCGCGCCTGGGTCTGGAACACCCATGCCGACTTCGCTGATGAGTGCCCCAAGCAGGAGCTGCTGGCCATCCGCTTCCTCAATGCCGAGA ACGCACAGAAATTCAAGACAAAGTTTGAAGAGTGCCGGAAAGAgattgaagagaaagaaaaaaaag GGTCTGGCAAGAATGACAGCGCCGAGAAGGTGGTGGAGAAGCTCGAGGCGCTATCGGTGCAGGAGGGCGAGCAGCCCCAGGACGCGGCCCTGGCGCCTGCCGAGGAGGAGCAGTGA